One genomic segment of Strix aluco isolate bStrAlu1 chromosome 7, bStrAlu1.hap1, whole genome shotgun sequence includes these proteins:
- the CHCHD1 gene encoding small ribosomal subunit protein mS37: MAAPVYPAWVIRWVSGQWRQKKRPPVLRSTRPLVLANKVANRREQAGEATCITEMSVMMACWKQNDFNDTACAEEIRMFHDCVAKAEKERKNQNENIPSSRENLTSSKVNTLLRRFPQITRYV; encoded by the exons ATGGCGGCGCCCGTGTACCCGGCCTGGGTCATCCGCTGGGTTTCCGGGCAGTGGCGGCAGAAGAAGCGGCCCCCGGTTCTTCGCTCTACCCGGCCGCTGGTGCTGGCCAACAAGGTAGCGAACCGCAGGGAGCAGGCGGGAG AGGCAACGTGCATTACGGAGATGTCGGTAATGATGGCCTGCTGGAAACAGAATGACTTCAACGATACAGCTTGTGCCGAGGAGATCCGGATGTTCCATGACTGCGTGGCAAAGGCAGAA aaagagCGCAAGAATCAAAATGAGAACATCCCGTCATCCAGGGAAAACTTAACTTCAAGCAAAGTGAACACGCTCCTGAGGAGGTTTCCTCAGATCACACGTTATGTATAA
- the POFUT4 gene encoding GDP-fucose protein O-fucosyltransferase 4 yields MGGGRPGRVPRRGPAGFWVMLALAWGAGAALAAEGTTTAEEEEEAAGLAGAEEPCGAEGWAQDAVPPGAAFVAAASYRGPGNNDTRSNKALPILLWWSGSLFPHFPGDTERIDCPRGSCLVTRSRRVARHRRTKALIFYGTDFRAYEAPLPRLPHQTWALFHEESPMNNYLLSHPPGIRLFNYTATFRRESDYPLTLQWLPGVGYLRGPAVPLAEKDAWRREGYAPVLYLQSHCDVPSDRDRYVRELMRYIQVDSYGKCLHNRELPSERLRDTSTATTEDSEFMTFIARYKFHLALENAICDDYMTEKLWRPMHLGAVPVYRGSPAVRDWMPNNLSIILIDDFDSPQELAKYLDFLDKNGEEYMKYLEYKNLGGIKNRFLLESLERREWGVNDMTLPNYLNGFECFICDRENTRVKEEQEHKKSRGKIPAPRPHIAQFKHMGCPMPTPGFGSVEDLSGGDSWKEMWLQDYWQSLDQGEALTAMIHRNESHQGRFWDYMHEIFLKRTRQH; encoded by the exons ATGGGTGGCGGCAGGCCGGGCCGCGTACCGCGGCGGGGGCCCGCCGGCTTCTGGGTGATGCTGGCGCTGGCCTGGGGCGCGGGGGCCGCGCTGGCCGCGGAGGGCACGACGACGgcggaggaggaagaggaggcggcCGGGCTGGCGGGCGCCGAGGAGCCGTGCGGCGCGGAGGGGTGGGCGCAGGATGCCGTCCCGCCGGGCGCGGCCTTCGTCGCCGCCGCCTCGTACCGCGGCCCCGGCAACAACGACACGCGGAGCAACAAGGCGCTGCCCATCCTGCTGTGGTGGAGCGGGAGCCTCTTCCCCCACTTCCCCGGCGACACGGAGCGGATCGACTGCCCGCGCGGCTCCTGCCTCGTCACCCGCAGCCGGCGGGTGGCCCGGCACCGCCGCACCAAGGCCCTCATCTTCTACGGCACCGACTTCCGGGCCTACGAGGCGCCGCTGCCCCGCCTGCCCCACCAGACCTGGGCGCTCTTCCACGAGGAGTCCCCCATGAACAACTACCTCCTCTCGCACCCGCCCGGCATCCGGCTCTTCAACTACACGGCCACCTTCCGCCGGGAGTCCGACTACCCGCTCACGCTGCAGTGGCTGCCCGGCGTGGGCTACCTGCGGGGCCCGGCGGTGCCCCTGGCCGAGAAGGACGCGTGGCGGCGGGAGGGCTACGCCCCGGTGCTGTACCTGCAGTCCCACTGCGATGTCCCCTCGGACAGGGACCGCTACGTGCGGGAACTCATGCGGTACATCCAG GTTGACTCCTATGGGAAATGTCTGCATAACCGTGAGCTTCCCAGTGAGCGACTGAGAGACACTTCTACAGCCACTACAGAAGATTCTGAATTTATGACTTTTATCGCCAGGTACAAGTTTCATCTGGCCTTGGAGAATGCCATATGTGACGACTACATGACAGAGAAGCTGTGGCGTCCCATGCACTTGGGTGCTGTCCCAGTATACCGAGGCTCCCCAGCTGTGCGGGACTGGATGCCAAACAACCTCTCCATCATTCTTATAGATGACTTTGACAGCCCCCAAGAGCTAGCAAAGTATCTTGATTTCCTCGACAAGAATGGAGAGGAATATATGAAGTATCTAGAGTATAAAAACCTTGGTGGAATCAAAAACCGGTTCTTGCTAGAGAGCTTGGAGAGGCGGGAGTGGGGTGTGAATGACATGACTCTGCCCAATTACCTGAATGGCTTTGAGTGTTTCATCTGTGACAGGGAGAACACCCGGGTCAAAGAGGAGCAGGAACACAAAAAGTCGCGTGGGAAAATTCCAGCTCCCAGACCTCACATAGCTCAGTTCAAGCACATGGGATGTCCTATGCCAACCCCTGGGTTTGGAAGTGTTGAAGACCTCTCTGGAGGAGACAG ttggAAAGAGATGTGGCTGCAGGATTATTGGCAAAGCCTTGATCAGGGTGAGGCCCTCACTGCTATGATTCATCGCAACGAGTCGCATCAGGGAAGATTTTGGGACTATATGCATGAGATTTTTCTCAAGAGGACGAGGCAACACTGA